The DNA segment TAAGATGGTAAGTAGCTAGTGCATGCGTCCTGCTGTAAATGACAAATGAAGTGGAGTGAACAGAGTAATATGTAGAATAACCTACAGAGCAGTCGTCTAGTGGGTTTTTGAGATCAACTGATGCTATAGGATTTGGGTAAAACCTGGCTTTTTGCTATAGTCTGGCTCCAGCTCCAGGTATTAAGAGATAAAACTTACTTGGACTGTTTCAACTGTCTTGTTAAGATGATGCAAAGACAGAGTTTTGCAAATGCTTGACCTTTATAGATTTAAACTAGAGAGTCCACATACAAAGCTATTACTCTGGACACACCCAGTGTGTAGTATTCCTCGTCCCTGCACTTCCTTTGCACCATCAAAAGCAGTCAGTGCAGTCGAGTGCAATCTAGTGAAAGCAGGCAAACTGCGAAGAAGTCTATCTCTATAGGATGTTCTGCTAATACGGGAAGTAACAGAGGCCAAGGATCAGGTCAAGGTGACATGCTGTAAACACAAGATTCCCGTACACTgccaaaataaatcatttctacTCCCTTAACTCCATCTAGCAACTAGTGACATATCCTTGTTTTTTCTGATGGCCAGAGTAAACCCTAGATAACTGGAGTCTGGGAGGATTAGGTTGAAATGATGTGGCTAAGACATTATATAACATAAGTCACATGACTTGTCCTGGGTCAAAAAAGAAAAGTACTTTTAAACCAGTGAATTTAACACAAGTTGAACTCTGCATCATAAAGTGATATTTATTGAGAAATGTATTTAGACATGAAAGCCTACATTACAATTTTTATCTACTTAAAATTATTAGCTCcctataattattaaatttactGCGTTCATGACCAAACATAATATTTCTCATtcacaaaacaaatcaaatgacCGCTATTTATtaccaaaaaaattaattgtcctaattatgttaaaaaacatgaataatcGCCCCTTGTACTTTTCTGACACTTTgtagagttacagtgtggaaatgaaagaaaaatttgatattttttgtACAATAGCCGAGAAGGCCACTAACTCTTCCATATTTGCATTTCAATTAAAGCCCACAagataattttaattaaaaaaaaaaaaaaaaaaatctttatttaaggGGGCTAATTACTGGGTCAGTCTGAACCCACAAGTTGTATGTTTAACACTCTTGGTCCAGAACTTGGTCCAGCAAAGTCTTAAAACCTACATGTTTTTCCAAACTGCTGCATTTTAAATTCAGCAAATCAGTATTAACTAGTTTCCTGACTGGCTACCTTGAGATCAAATGTCCTTCATAAATGTATAGAACATTCTGGACCCATAGAGACAATTGACAATAAGAAACATCTATAtggaaaaaacattaaaaatgcacTGCACATACCTGTGATCTTATCAGTGGCCACAATCTGGAGGGCCGACAAAGCTAAGAGCACATGCATCAGCCAAATCAACAGCATGGTGACTTCAGTCTAACACAAGTGGGTCTGTTGTGAGATTTGTGGGAAAAGGGCAGGGTCTTTAAAAGCACTACATGTAGGATGGATCCGTGTCGTGTATTGTGCAGAAGAAGATAGGACATCTGTCTCACCTTGACCTTCAGTCCTATCCTCTAGccccatacaacacacacctccgGCCAGTGACAGGATCATCCTTTCATTGTTTCCAAACCAATCAGTCCTCCATTGAGCTCATATATAATCCACATACCGATCCTGGCAGCTGCCCAGAGCTCCCTTTAATCATTGACACCGCATTTTCTATCAGTTCTGGCAGCAAAGGCCTGACCAAAGCAAGATTCGCCAgtgtttaattaaacaaattgcTTCTTTAATGAGTGAGGTCATTAATAAGCACAAGCTGGAATGTGTCATATGTCATATGAGATCACTGCATGTGGTTCAATAGGGGCATCTTCATTAAATCTTTGCACCAGTCATTGGGTGCTAAAGGGgggtatatatatttatatatatatgttggtTGAGGACCCTCACATCACCATTTGTTTGTACGCATTCATGCATAGAATTTAACATTTGTGCAGACATCATAGCTGCAAATTCCATTCTTATTGGATAGGAAGCAATGAAGGACTACAGGAAGAACAAGAGCAAAGGATACAGATTTGAGAAGGTCAAGGCTTAGCTGTTCAGTCCTGATGTAAACATGTGAAATCAAGTTGAACCTCAAACCTGGTTTCTCAACCATGTGGTCAGCTCAACTGCTCTATTCTCACGATCAGGGCTTGAGTAACCGTGGATTTTTACACAGTATTACAAATCACAACATTTGCAGCATAGATACTGACTACCGTTATcacacagtactgtatacatgAATTTGGAGTTTGAAAGAAAATCAGAATTacaaagaccaaaaaaaagaaaaaaaaaaaaaaatcatgactcTCAGTTCCAAAACTGGATAAGTATTTATTGATAAGTGAATTACATTTCTCTTTTATACACATTTCATAAATGATACAGgagtttacatttttatttttatagtctTCCAATATCACAGCATCTGATGCCattgataaaaacaaacatgaaatgaAGGAAATGCATCAGTGTGAAAACAATGAGAAACCTGCTTAACTCATAtggatatatttatatttttatctttatttttgtaagtgCACGtggtaaaaatgtaaaataatgcaCTCTTTCGAAACTTAATTCATGTGCTATGGAAAAAGTTGTGGGCTTATGAAGAGGTATTTGAAAGAtataaatggagagagagagagacagagagagagagagagagagagagagagaatgattaaataatgaaaaagagTTGCATGGCTGGACGTTGGCTGCCTATCTATCTTTCAGGGCAGTCTCGGAGCACATGGAAGGAATTAAAACTGCACTAAATCCTCAACAAACCAGTATTCTGTAATCTTTGCAGCTTTTTTGGGTCATTTGTATATAATTTCCCCATGTAAACATTACATTCATGCAACACCCGCTTTAGAATAAATtccatatattacatatactcttgtataaaataaaaggcAAAGCAAATAAAGGCAAACCCTTATAGAAAACAAGCAACCAAAAAAGTCCAAAAGCTCAATGATGATAACGACTGAGGCATTGAACAGTGAGAATGATTTTGGTATCAGCTTTGCAGGTCATTCCAGGAAGTGTTTTTTGGACACTGTCCCTGCCCTCGCTTTCCTCTGCGCGTGCAACAGCATACAAGGATTTATGATTATTGACCATATGAGGACAAGAGGCCAAGGGGCCACAGGAGGGGATTGATTTACTCCTATTGATTAGGACCAGTATGGATGGAAATTACTCAAATGCATTCATGGAGTTGTACAAAAAAACAGTTACGCTGACAATCAGCCTGTACTTATCGACAAAGCCGTATATCGGTGATGCGTTCTTACTGTGACAGCATTTCTAAATGACAGCTGAGAGCAGCAAAACCTCTTCCTCATGAAATACAGAAGCCGTTATCGAGCCACCTGTGACAGCTTCAGCTGGATCATCAtgcaccatacaccatacaccaatACAATTTCACACATCCAGGCTAGCCGTCTCCACAACAACTCCATTTCAGCTTGCCTATTCAGATCTGGCCTTTTTCTAGGATTGATATGATTGTGCTTTTTTGCTATAAATGTCAAACTTTGCCAGACACATTCCTTCGGATCACGGTGAAATATTTTCCAGGCTTGCAGTCATGCACGGTCTATGACATTTCGCTGATTAAATAATAAGCCATGTATTACATCAAACAGCACCGTTCTGCTTCAGGTCTATGAAACATGACAATCCCGGAGCTCACTTTGCGATGTCGAGCCACTGGACTTGAGTGCTGTGACTGCCTGGAGGCCTGGACTGATTTTAAACTACATGAAGAGAAGGTCATTTTaggtaagaaaagaaaaaaaacacttctcaTTTGTAGCACACAAGGCCAACATGCAGAGTTAGGCTTTTGAAATATTACTGCGAGGGCATGGCTGTTAGATATCTGAAAGCTGTTCCTACTCGGTTTTAAACAGAGCACCATGTCCAGAAGAAATACACTGATGTCTTGTTGTGaaactatttaaaatgaaagaaaacaaaaaatgtgcGTATCCAAGCGGTCCGATATTCCGTCCACAGATTTTACTACTTCAGAATGCGTCTGCTCTAAAGCCTGTCCCCTAAAGACGCCATGTTCTAGATGAAAGGATGCAAAAGTCACGCGCTACAGCATGCCGTAAAATAGTGCGAGAAACCAACTAAGTCTAGGATCTAATATATTACACGGTTCTCTTCACACTTCGGTATATTCTTGGCATACAGAGGAGCTGTGCAGCTGTACAGCTAGATTTTgtcactcttttttttattttatttttatttgacacGCAATTGTATGATACAGTAAACAGCCCAGGAAAAAATCTTGAAGGATGGATGTGTCTGGCTCGTAGAGGGGCTGAGGCTGAGAGACCAGAACGTGGCTGCACAGGGGAATAGGAGCGCCCTGATCAGCATGCTGCACGGGGTGCTGTGAGGCACTGTGGGTAACAGTTTTCTGGCacagaaaagaagaggaaaccTTCTGAATCTGTCACTTGTGTAATCCTCTGTTAATCTCCACAGGTTTCAAAGAAAAAGGCGCATATGTGGACTCGTTCTCTGTCACCGTTCATAGACTGCATTTGTGTTGAAACATTATGTGCGCTGGAAGCGTGCTAATTTTGAAAACTGATATCCGTAGCTTCACGTATGAGGAAAATGGCCTGATCCGGGCGGTGTACTGATGTGCAATGCTGACAACatgacaagaagaagaagaagaaaaaaaagaactccTCCACCAATATTAAAGAAACAGATTTCCTCACCCATcataacaaatataataatataatataataatataatataatataatatggctttcaaaataaaaagtgccaaaattgttttgttttttttttattttgttttcctctctgttttttttcttttgaataattgaacacacagtgatgtttaGCCGGTAGATCTCTGGTCTGCAGCTTGCAACAGGTCTGTACAGGAAATGATGCTCATCACGTGaccccttttttccccccttgtaCACACTTAGCAGCAGTGTGGTTGGACTTCTGTTACTGCCCTGTCGTTTGCACGGCAGAGCGTGTCAGTCATGCTAAGAATGCAACTGGAGACACAGGGAGATGTGGCGGCAGTCCAGAGTCCCAGCCACTAAAGGACAGGAGGGGACAGAGGGGAAGACAGAGGACAACTCTGCTCCACACGCAGGGACGTTGGGTCAAAAATAGCTCTCCTGCATTTGATTGTCCCCCCAACAACAATGTCCAgggctggagaaaaaaaagcccAAAGGCCCAAGATCTTTCCTGTGCCAGATATACAACTCCACTGTAAAAAATAGGTCTTTagaggtttttattttaaaagtacgTTTAAGAGGTGCTGAACCACAGAGCATGTGTCTGCATGTATTGTTTTCAGCATGTCTGGGAGATAGTGTGTCCGTACCCAGAGGTCACTTCCTGTTAGGCATCAGGAGCTTCCTGTAGGCTGCTGCTGTTCTCTCTGTGATCCTGTAGCGTTACCAGAGCGCACAGGTCTGCAGGCACAACCAGCAAGTTTGCCCTCCAGCACCTCCAGCAGAGGGGCTTCAGGTgtcattctttctttcgttGGATTTCATTCCGTCCCCTCCTCCTCTACTTTGACTCGCCGTGTTTGAAGCAGTTTTCAAAATCAAATTATAGAACATAAAAACAGTAGTAATTAAAACAAACtccatttcatttcagaaaggaaaaaaaaattgaaagagGTGGCAggggaaacaaacaaaacaaaaagaaagaagaatggGCTGAAAGAGATAAAGggaaaaaggagaaagagaggaaagagggAAGGAAAGAGAAGGGAGAAGGAAAGAGGGAAGGAGGAAGGGAGGCTTTCACTTCCTCAGATCAATCCTTGCTGGTGCTAATCTGCTGGATGGGGAGGTGCAGCTGGAGAGGATCTCTCAGGCGCTTCAGGTCCAACTCGGCCTGAGAAACAGGGAGATTGTGGAGGAGtagtgaaagagagaggagtCAAGGAGGGAGGAATTTGGGAAGGAGAGAGTCAGGGTCATTCAGGCAGAGGAGTGTTATTTTTAAGTGCAGGGATAAttgggtgtggggtgtgggggtgtgtgtgtgtgtgtgagcacaccTCAGCGATAGCGTCCTTCAGTTTGTTGTACTTTTCGATGTCAAAGCGTGTCCTCTTCACTCCCTTGTGGAAGAACAGCAGATACTGTCTATCTCTGGCATCAGGGTAGATGTActcctgtgtgtgagtgaaggaatgagagaatgagagagattcTAATAAGCTAATAAGGGCTATAACGTATAACTTCTCTCAGATGTTGCACGacaataaatgtaacaataaactgTTAAAAAGCACACCGTGTTATTCAGTAATAAATCCATCATTATGTACTTTGGCAAATGCCTGAAAGTACATGAGAGGTCTATAACATACTCCACCCAGTGTGCATTAATTTTTGCATAACCTCACAGTCTTTTCAGATTCCTCACAAGACAGAACCGATTGAGTCGTAGTTTTTTGCTGAACAGGTAATGACATTTATTTGTTCTGCAATTTGGTGGGAAGCGATGTGTTCTTGCTGTGGAGTTTATATCATAACTCATTTGAATAGTTGTTTGTCTTATTTGTCTCAatttatggatttgttttaGATTGGTTTCTCTCAAGTTATAAATATGAATGACAAAATTCTCattagatttgtgtgtgtagttgaatAAATAAGCAATTTATACTTGACAGTGTAAAGAGGCAGCTGAGGTTCACATTAAGGATTCTCTTTATATGAAAGTCAGGAGTATGAGGAGGATACATGGTGTGTAAATGTTCCTACTTACCTGGCGTGTGAGCACAAAGTAAGCATACATGGCCATGGCTGTGCCATAGGTGATGAAATAAGTGACGGGCTCCATGATATCCCACGAGTATTCCCACCAGGTTAGCCGTGCCAGCACGCCAAACTGGGTGGCCATATACGCCATGCCTCCCCACAGCACCCAGGTGGTCCGACGCTCTGCTTTCCTGCTCAGCTCCTCTTTCACCTGAAACGAACAGTGAGGTGCGGGTTTATGTGCCAAGTCTACAGTGACGTGAACATCTGATGGaattgatttagattttttaaattgaaatagGTTTCCTCAGTGCTAGATCCGGGAATGGAGAATTTGCTTACATTTTGGTTATGCTGACATGAATCGACGTATAATGGTTATGACCACAGAATGACCAGTGCAACTACAAACTAGGTCTAGTGACGTGagggtttttaaaataaaaatctttaataGAAATCGATTGCTGATTAGATGATAGAATATACTGTAGTTTATACATAATGCTTTTTTTGTGGTAAATTATTTGTATAGAAATGAATCAAATTGATCATGTGATGTTCTAGCCCTGCTGTAACCTGTCATCGAACCTGAAAGCTCTTTAATTCTTCTCTAATCAAATGTAGTGTTATTATGATAAGCTTATAAAGCATTAGCAACCTATAGATAACAATTATGCTGTAGTGATACATGTTTCTTTCAGAACTCCAATACCTTTTCCAGTGGACGGAGCTGGGAGTTCAGATCCTCCAGTCGGCCAATCAGCTCCTTCTCTTTGTTCAGCTGATGCTCCTCTATGCGCAGAGTAGTGTAGAGCTGCTGCACCAGAAGCTTAACGTCGTTCAGCCGCTCTGCCTCCTCGTGTGCCAACagttctgacacacacacacacacacacacacacacactttagctaTATGTAATATAAGGACAAAAATGATGAATGCTGAATGTATCTTCTTAACTCTCACCTCTTCTGGGTGGCCGCACAAGGTGCGTGGTGTCATTGATGACCAGCTTGAAGTCATCCAGCAGCAAAATGTCAATCCCCGTAGAGGAAGCTATCCTCGCGCCATCTACACGTAGGAGTGGAAGAAGTAGAAGTAAATTTTTTCCAACTTGACTGAGCAAAACTAAATCAGTTTTCATGCAATAACTGTTGAAAAAAACTGTTAATAACACAAAAGgaacacaatacacaaagaGCCAAATAACTGATCATCTTCTGTGAAAAGTTAAACTTGAACACAGTTTGCTCCCTTCTGTTTCTCTTGTCCTGCAAATACTTTGCAAAGAGGAACAGGCAGTAAGAGAACTCCCTCTCATTGCTAGCCTGCAACGCTCAATCAGTGTTGACAGCCGCTAATAAAAGCAGACTACTGCCAACACTACGGGCAGCGAATCAGCCGCAGGCGCACAATAACCGCTCCATGGCCAAGAGTCAGCTCTGTGTGCCAGAACTAAAGGGTGCTTATGAAACaaagcattttctttatttatttagtttgggGCTGACTTCAGTGATTAAAGTTGTGGCTGTCATAGTCGCCTGGCAGAGAACCAGAGCCCAATGTGTTGTGAATCCAGATTCCATAGTATACTAGTAGAACacgtgtattagtgtgtgagtggttATACCTGTGGTATAGATAGCGACTCGGTCGATACCCCGGTCCTCGGCTTGCAGTTGCTGAAGGAAGATGCCCACGCTGTCGCTGAGGGGCTTTAGAGTGAACTGACAGCGCTCCCTTCGAGACGGCAGCCTCACCGAGATCACCGGCAGGCTGTTATGATacaccaccgtcacctctgaCAAGACAAACGCAAACAGTATTGTTACAGCTCTCGCTGAATGGCCACCCACACAGGACAGACTGTTAGCTATTGCTGTCGCTTAATGATGGAccacaggacagtgtgtgtgtgtgtgtgtgtgtgtgtgtgtgtgtctgactgctATGGCTTCTACTTAGTGCTAGATAAGGATTTGGAGCAGACACTGGTGTGCTCTATTTGGTAGTATGTCACGGGTCATGGTAACTGCGGTTTTATGATGCAGACTGCGATACAGAGAGACAAACCTACGACTAGCAGTAGAGGGCAGTGTTGCAGTAAAAGGGGAGCGCTGCTGAGAGAGGAGGTGTGCTGCAGGATCATGAGTGACATCCAAGTCTTTCTGCATGCACCCTTTGCAGGACGGTGAGAAAGATTCATGTAGCCGGACAATGCAAACGGTCTAATTCAAGTCTCGATCCAAGATTTTAATCATGTCTTTTGGCCAATTCAGTGACGAGCATCAATCAAGCTCAATTACCTTCATCAATAGATACAGCTacatttttcccctcactgaGCAATAATCGGTCATGGCGGCTGCTTGATTAGGAAAATGATTTGGTCTAAATAACTTTTAAGGCAGTTAACATtcacagtgttttattaatgCAAGCCTATTATAAGGCAAAGATAAACAAGCACACACCTAATTGAACGTTAAAAGGAAGACTGATTACACAAAACCGTCACATTCAGTACCTAGCCAGCTGTGTGCATGAGCTTTGCTTTGCATTACAGCTGTTGTTCTTCCACTACTTTGACACCGCAGGCAGAGAGcttgagtgtgagagaaaacTGAAAAATGACTAAATTATCATATTTATAAGGAATTATTTAGTGTCAATAAAACTCCTCAAGTCATTACAAagcaattttatttcattacgcTCGAAAATATGCGCAGAAATAAATCAAGCTCCGTggaagtctgtctgtcttggaGGCATCATCAACAGGGTCTCAGCGTGCAACACGTTTATTACTGAGGCAGTGTGTCTGTCAACTTTAAATCATTACACTTGGTTACTTCCTGAAATGCTGAGAGggatgtgcttttatttttccgTGTGGCATAATTAGAGCCTGTGTTAGGCTTAATGAGGAGTCATTTCAGGAGATTGTGTCTTTAAGTGCAGATGTCTGAGGAATAAAATATCGCTGCCTCAAAGGTCTCTTCGAGGCAGAGGACCGTTAAGTAGGAGCGTCATTGAAATGATGTGAAAGACCTGTAGTAAATCTGCCGTATTTCAGACTGCTACTCACATCAATCTAATCCCTCTtctactcactcactgtctttTTAACCCTTTACTATCACGAGCCTTTCTTCTTTGTAATTGGTGCCACAAGAAGCCACTCTGTTTTAATAGCACTGCTAGTAAAATGTAGCTTtcgagaaaaaaataaataaaaagccgaCTCTGCAGCACGGCTGTGCTTTCAGCGAGGCCCATCTGCTGGAATCTGGTCAGCATTTCCCTCGATCTAAGCAGATGCTGTTATAACCTCCATGCACGCTATCTGGAGTGcattctgactctgactcatcACGCCTCCGGTGTGCACTTTAAGACGCTGCATCACTCAATGCGATCCAGTCGTATTTGTATGCGTCTTATAAACAGAGCAGAACTACAGCCGTGTGCCCTGCTATTCACCACATAACTGCAGTTTCTAGAAACCTTAAAGCGGATAGTTAGGTTGAGTTATTATCAAGTGCAGCTCTCTTACGCGTGTATAAATTATTCAGAAGACTTTTGAATCATCGCTGCCTTATAGAAGTGCGCAGGTGAAGGCTCGCTCTGTTATTGATAAATACCGCAAACATAAGTGTGTAAATATTCTTGTGCATACAGTCAATGAGCAATAACGCCCTGTGTGTGAAGCTCTTTCAGTCGGAGCCATGCCACTTCTATTCACTTCCCTGGTAATTTGTGATAATAGGACAACTATGTGCTCACCAAAAAGTGGTGCAATTAAGCTCTCGAGTGGGCGAATGTTGAATAACTCCAGGCTATtactgtttgttgttgttaatgtaaACGATGGTTCAAACTGTTAATGAATAATTAGCTAAATTGAAAATGCAGTAGGACtggaacaaaaatatatatatatatatatatatatatatatatatatatatatatatatatatatatatatatatatatatatatatatatatatatatatatatatatatatatatattagtgctTATTGTTTAGGCAAGTGGAGTGTGGTTTCCTGTCCATTACCATTGTTCAGCTCGTGTTGTGGCTTAGTGACTAGGAGATATACAGAGCAGTTAGATTTACACGCGGTTAAGACAAATGAAGTTTAGTGCTTGGTCTCTGGACGATGATAAGTGGACAGGACTAAATGCAGGTGCGAACCGGGTCAGATGAGTCTTCTGAGAGCACAGAACAATTGTTGAGGTGGATCTGGGACAGGTTTGCACATTAACCCCAAAGTAGGTGTAGGATGCATgctatataagtatatataagtatatgCTCTATATAAGCATCACCAGGTTGCCAGGTTTGTGGTCTTCCTGTGGAAGTTGCTAGCAGCTTGCAGGCTTTGTCAAGGGCTTGGTCGTTTGGCATATCTTATAATAACTACATTTCTATATTAGTATTAAATATGCATACTGACTATGCAAAGTGCCCTCTCTTCTTCTTGCTTCTATTCATTCTCACAGGTATTCTTTActtatggaaaaaaatatatgttataggaaaatattcCAGTATGAAATAGTGTGATGTGGCCTGACACAAAGTAAACCTCAGGGAAGTGGATTGTTTTCCTTTAACACCATGCATCAAaatgtttattcctcttaaacaaACAGTGACTCGCCAACAGCtccaatttttatttatgtattcgtGTCACAGAAGCATGTCATCATGCACTTTATTCTTTTACACTTGTGGAATGTCTGTTTTTTGAATCCATTTATGTACACACTCCCGGTTTATTCCTGCTTGTGTTTATTTGAAGGGACACGGACTGTGATTATCTGAGCAAAATTGCACACATCCAGAGAAGAGTATGAGCAGGCCACGGTGTTTATAAATGAATCAGAGCGCTCTATGAGTCAAATAAGAACTGACATCCAACagctaaatataaacacatcgtttatatttataagtgttcctgttgtgttgtgttggctAGTTATATGGATCTGGTTTAGGAGTGAGGTAGGGTTACAGGTTTTTGGAATCCCTGCGACGGACGAATCGAGATCTCGAGTGGTCAGTGTCAGAGTTGTTAAAAAATACCAGGGTGTGAATAGTTATGTCTCTCGGCTGTCCGCTGGTGATTGGATCACGGAGACAGATCTTAATACCAGGtctgaacaaaacacacacacacacttgcactttCCTCTCACCTTCTGAAACAGCAGGTGAGCACAGCAGCCTCTGAGTCGGCCATGTCGGAGTTCCCTTCCAGCCCtgaagagacacaaacacaagcagctGATTTATCAATGAAACACACATTAGACATCTCAATTTGTTGTAGCAGAAACACTGGTTTATGCTGAATGAGCCCAAGATGCTCACTCCATGACCATAATGAGCATCCTGATCTCCACTGATGCACTCGCATTCTAATTTAAGACaattacataattacatattttaaaatattaaattatttaactaATAACTGTCATTATTAGACTAAAACAGAAATGTATTCATCTAGGACTTTGGACAGAGTTCAGAATAGACCAATTGATGCCGGAAAACATGTTAAATTAGTGTCACTGGGGTCTGAGGAAAGAAGAACGAGGATGAAGAAGAGCTCAGAGAGGCATGGGGGGGGGGGCTAGTAAGGGGTGTGGTATGAGAAACTGCTCAACTTTAACCCTCATTCTTCTTTCTATTTTGGTATAGGTTACTGATGTTCTCTGGTGAACGGCATCCAGATGGGAACTGCGATGAGTAGTGGGGAAACACGTCAAGTTTTCCACTGAGCTGTGCACAGACACAgccagatggagagagagagagagagagagagagagagcacgagagagagagactcacaggGAAAGAATTTCTGTATTGAGTGCCTGACAGGAAGATCGTCCAGTGAGTTTTCCCTCACCTAAAAGAAGCTTGTGGTATTAAGAGCTTTACTCACTGATTAAGCAATTTTGGTGAGTCTTTTATTTGGTTAATATGCTATTTCCTATGAATTGGTTTTATTCTGCATATAAAAAATAGATCAAaaagcaaaccaaaaaaaaatgctgttgtAATAGGCAGGGCTGAAAAGATAGTTTTAAGCAATTGTTGGTCAAAAGCAAAGCGGCAGGACAAAGAATGACCAGCTGGCTCTTCCGCGCTTCTAAGCT comes from the Hemibagrus wyckioides isolate EC202008001 linkage group LG03, SWU_Hwy_1.0, whole genome shotgun sequence genome and includes:
- the mcu gene encoding calcium uniporter protein, mitochondrial: MAAKVCRLLLSRSSVAVASPFPVLGVSSHRQHQHTGTDTLSGPFVHQSVRRGHSLRSSGRATLFSQPRAPLPPQGWKGTPTWPTQRLLCSPAVSEEVTVVYHNSLPVISVRLPSRRERCQFTLKPLSDSVGIFLQQLQAEDRGIDRVAIYTTDGARIASSTGIDILLLDDFKLVINDTTHLVRPPRRELLAHEEAERLNDVKLLVQQLYTTLRIEEHQLNKEKELIGRLEDLNSQLRPLEKVKEELSRKAERRTTWVLWGGMAYMATQFGVLARLTWWEYSWDIMEPVTYFITYGTAMAMYAYFVLTRQEYIYPDARDRQYLLFFHKGVKRTRFDIEKYNKLKDAIAEAELDLKRLRDPLQLHLPIQQISTSKD